Below is a genomic region from Neisseria arctica.
CGCGCGCATGTACCAACAGCATATAATCATGTTCGCCGGAAATTTCATAACAACACACCACATCGGGCTCTGCTGCCAAGCTCCGCACAAAATGGTCAAGCGCCTGATTGTTTTGGCTGGCCATTTCTACAGCCACAAATACGCTTAGGCTCCGCCCGACTGCCGTAGGGCTGACCAAAGCCACTTGCTTCAAAATAACACCGCTTTCATACAACTGCCGGATTCTCCGCTGACAGGTAGCCGGCGAAGAGTGTACCCTCTCGGCGATTTCGGCTAAAGGAGTAGCGGCATTTTCCTGCAAAATATTGAGAATATTCCGATCCAACCTATCCAAATCATATCCACCCATTTTATGAAAAATTCTTTCTAAAAATAAAAATAAAAGATAAAAAATTTCGATTAAAAAATAATTTCAAAAAATTTTATCATATACTTTCCATAAAATGACGGCTTGTCATTTTTTGCCTACTATCTTATGAATCCCACTTCCAAAGGCATTGCCGCCGCACTACTCTCCAATATCCTTTTCGGGGTTATCTATCTTTATAGCCATTGGCTCAAGCCTTTAAGCGGAACCGATGTTTTCGCATGGCGGATGATTGTAATGCTGGGGGGATTATGGCTATTGGTATTGGTTACCGGCATATGGCCTCAACTCAAGGCTTTCGTATCAGATATCGGCGGTGATACCCGCCGCTGGCTACTAATTTTTTCCGCCACACCTTTGATTGCCGTCCAACTTTGGTTGTTTATGTGGGCACCGGTCAACGGACATGGGGTGAATGTCGCCACCGGCTATTTTCTGTTTCCCTTAATGATGGTGGTATTTGCACGCATTTTTTTAGGTGAAAAACCAAACGCTTGGCAAAAAACAGCCTTGATATTAGCCGCTGCCGGAGTTTTGCATGAAATCTGGCAAACGCAGGCGATTGCGTGGACGACTTGGGTAGTTTGTCTCGGCTATCCTCCTTACTATCTGCTGCGCCGCCAAATGCAAGTACCGGCCCTTATCGGCCTTGTTTTAGACTTAATGTTGATTGCTCCGTTTGCCGCCCTCTATCTGATGATAAACGGTAGTGGCTTGGATGAAGCCGCGTGGTCGTGGAAATATATTGTACTGATTCCTCTCTTGGGTATTTTCAGTGCGGTTTCAATGCAGCTGAATTTGGCTGCCAGCCGCTTCTTACCTGTTCCTCTCTTCGGTATTCTGAGCTACTTGGAACCTGTTTTGCTGTTTCTCGGCTCGTGGATACTACTGAAAACAGAAGTACCGCCCGAATCATGGCCGACTTACGGCTTAATTATCTCAGCCCTACTGGTCAGCGGCTTAGACGGAATCCTTAAAATCTACCGTTTCCGTCATAAAGTAATGGCCTCTTGAATATTTTGGCAGTCTGAATATTTTGGCAGTCTGAATATTTTGGCAGTCTGAATATTTTGGCAGTCTGAATATTTTGGCAGTCTGAATATTTTGGCAGTCTGAATATTTTGGCAGTCTGAATATTTTGGCAGTCTGAATATTTTGGCAGTCTGAATATTTTGGCAGTCTGAATATTTTGGCAGTCTGAATATTTTGGCAGTCTGAATATTTTGGCAGTCTGAATATTTTGGCAGTCTGAATATTTTGGCAGTCTGAATATTTTGGCAGTCTGAAAAAAAGCAGCCTTTCGGCTGCTTTTTTTCAGACTGATCAATCAGTTTTTAGGTCTGATATTCGGTTTAGCTTTATCTTGATGGTTCTCAACTTGTGTATTTTTTTCCATTACTTCGCGGTACCAACGCGGATGATGTTTCTTTGCCCAAGATTGGGTTACCACACCTTCCACCATGGCGCGAATCGTACCTTTTACCCAGAATGCGGCATAAACATGCACAATAATACCCGCAATCAGAATTAAGGCTGCCCAAGCATGGAACAGTAGCGCCAAACGAATCACCGGGATCGGGAACATTTCGGCAAAATAGGGCCGCCAAGCAATAAAGCCTGTAACCAGCAATATCAGCATACACGCTGTCATCAGCCAAAACATTCCTTTTTGGCCGCCGTTATATTTGCCAATATCACCAACTTCATGGCCTTTAAGCACTGTTTTGACCGACTTCATCCATTTAACGTCTTCTTTGTCGATAAAATTGTATTTCCAATAACGGAAAAACTGAACAAAGAAGCCGATAAACATTACCACGCCTACAAACGGATGAATAATGCGCGCCAGCTGGGGAGTACCGAAAACACCCGTCAGCCAGAAAAAGGCCGGATAGAAAAACGCCAAACCCGAAATAGCAAGTAATACGAAACAAACCGCTACTATCCAGTGGTTGATGCGCTCACTACGTTTATAACGCTGAATCAGTTTTTCTTTCATTTATGCATCCTCCTCGCCGTGCAAGGTTTTGCCGTCTTTGCCGATCACTTCGGGTGATTCCTCTTCGGCCCTGCTCGGACCAACGGTAATATAGTGGAAGAAGCCTGTGAGGGTTGCAGCTGCAATACCGATGGTAGCCAAAGGTTTCAAAAAGCCCTTCCATAACTTCACTGTGGTGCTGATTGCAGGTTTTTCCGGCAAGCCACTATACAGACCGGGTTTATCTGCATGATGCAATACATACATCACATGCGTACCGCCCACTCCTTCAGGATCATACAAACCGGCCTTATCGAAACCGCGCTTGTTCAAATCAACAATACGATCTGCGGCAACTTTTTTCATATCCTCTTTCGAGCCGAACTGAATGGCTCCGGTAGGACATGATTTGGCACAAGCCGGCTCTTGACCGACCGCGACACGGTCGGAACACAGAGTACATTTATATGCACGGTTGTCTTTTTTATCAATACGCGGAATATTGAACGGACAACCAGAGATACAGTAACCGCAACCGATACAGTTTTCTTCATGGAAGTCTACGATACCGTTGTGGTATTGGATGATCGCACCGGGTGACGGGCAAGCTTTCAAACATCCCGGATCAGAACAGTGCATACAGCCGTCTTTACGGATCAGCCACTCCAGCTTGCCGTTTTCTTCTACTTCGCTGAAACGCATCACCGTCCAGCTTTTTGAAGTAAGGTCTATCGGGTTGTCGTATACGCCGTGGTTAGTACCGATTTCATCTCGGATGTCATTCCATTCCGAACAGGCTACCTGACAAGCTTTACAGCCGATACAAGTAGTTACGTCAATTAATTTGGCCACTTCCGTGGGCTGACGTACGCCCGGCGGGGGCGTAATGCCGGCAGTAGCGGAACGGCGTTTGATATCTAATGATTGTAATGCCATTGTTTACGTTCCTTATGCTTTTTCCACGTTTACCAA
It encodes:
- a CDS encoding Lrp/AsnC family transcriptional regulator; the protein is MGGYDLDRLDRNILNILQENAATPLAEIAERVHSSPATCQRRIRQLYESGVILKQVALVSPTAVGRSLSVFVAVEMASQNNQALDHFVRSLAAEPDVVCCYEISGEHDYMLLVHARDMADYHRLTRRIFTADNNVRAFKSQFVMDFNKVETKITL
- the rarD gene encoding EamA family transporter RarD — encoded protein: MNPTSKGIAAALLSNILFGVIYLYSHWLKPLSGTDVFAWRMIVMLGGLWLLVLVTGIWPQLKAFVSDIGGDTRRWLLIFSATPLIAVQLWLFMWAPVNGHGVNVATGYFLFPLMMVVFARIFLGEKPNAWQKTALILAAAGVLHEIWQTQAIAWTTWVVCLGYPPYYLLRRQMQVPALIGLVLDLMLIAPFAALYLMINGSGLDEAAWSWKYIVLIPLLGIFSAVSMQLNLAASRFLPVPLFGILSYLEPVLLFLGSWILLKTEVPPESWPTYGLIISALLVSGLDGILKIYRFRHKVMAS
- a CDS encoding formate dehydrogenase subunit gamma → MKEKLIQRYKRSERINHWIVAVCFVLLAISGLAFFYPAFFWLTGVFGTPQLARIIHPFVGVVMFIGFFVQFFRYWKYNFIDKEDVKWMKSVKTVLKGHEVGDIGKYNGGQKGMFWLMTACMLILLVTGFIAWRPYFAEMFPIPVIRLALLFHAWAALILIAGIIVHVYAAFWVKGTIRAMVEGVVTQSWAKKHHPRWYREVMEKNTQVENHQDKAKPNIRPKN
- the fdxH gene encoding formate dehydrogenase subunit beta; protein product: MALQSLDIKRRSATAGITPPPGVRQPTEVAKLIDVTTCIGCKACQVACSEWNDIRDEIGTNHGVYDNPIDLTSKSWTVMRFSEVEENGKLEWLIRKDGCMHCSDPGCLKACPSPGAIIQYHNGIVDFHEENCIGCGYCISGCPFNIPRIDKKDNRAYKCTLCSDRVAVGQEPACAKSCPTGAIQFGSKEDMKKVAADRIVDLNKRGFDKAGLYDPEGVGGTHVMYVLHHADKPGLYSGLPEKPAISTTVKLWKGFLKPLATIGIAAATLTGFFHYITVGPSRAEEESPEVIGKDGKTLHGEEDA